One window of Trichoderma breve strain T069 chromosome 3, whole genome shotgun sequence genomic DNA carries:
- a CDS encoding ceramidase domain-containing protein, with product MTLSAFRTAIWIPYPTANPGNGFWGEQTSTLNFCEEDYALSSYCAEFCNQTVTNAIFMWLGIRGIINCIQQKHPSIFLISYVGYMVVGLGSILFHTTLKYPMQLVDELSMIYTTCLMMHASFSYSRSRTFSALLGISLLSLAGSITVYYHITKDPVFHQTAYAALTATIVFRSMWVMESQLRPVLSARDPEKASYVLNTMWTMVATGLSIFLGGFLIWNLDNVFCSQVRQWRHAIGLPWAVLLEGHAWWHLMTGLGAYYYIIWGIWLRQCLDGQDTKYILVWPRLLTSIPYLKRIDDDQYQDKKVQ from the exons ATGACGTTATCAGCATTTCGCACGGCGATATGGATCCCTTATCCAACCGCCAATCCCGGCAATGGATTCTGGGGAGAGCAGACATCAACACTCAACTTCTGCGAGGAG GACTATGCATTGTCGTCATATTGCGCTGAGTTTTGCAAT CAGACAGTTACAAATGCAATTTTCATGTGGCTTGGCATAAGAGGGATTATAAACTGCATACAGCAGAAACACCCTTCAATATTCCTAATTTCTTATGTCGGATACATGGTCGTCGGATTAGGCTCCATCCTCTTTCACACGACGCTGAAAT ATCCAATGCAATTGGTCGATGAGCTATCCATGATATACACGACATGCCTGATGATGCATGCAAGCTTCTCGTATTCACGTTCACGGACATTCTCAGCTCTCCTAGGCATTAGTCTACTCTCGCTTGCTGGGTCGATTACG GTTTATTATCACATCACCAAGGATCCTGTCTTCCACCAAACCGCTTATGCAGCACTTACGGCAACTATTGTTTTCCGAAGCATGTGGGTAATGGAATCGCAGTTGCGGCCTGTATTGAGTGCCCGCGATCCAGAAAAGGCGTCCTACGTGCTCAACACAATGTGGACTATGGTAGCTACTG GACTCAGTATTTTCCTTGGCGGCTTCCTAATCTGGAACCTTGACAATGTTTTCTGTTCCCAAGTGCGACAATGGAGACACGCGATTGGCCTTCCCTGGGCCGTACTGCTGGAGGGCCACGCTTGGTGGCACCTGATGACAGGGTTAGGAG CGTACTATTACATCATCTGGGGCATCTGGTTGCGGCAGTGCCTAGATGGACAAGACACCAAGTATATACTCGTCTGGCCGAGGCTGTTAACATCCATCCCGTATTTAAAGAGGATAGATGACGATCAATACCAGGACAAAAAGGTTCAATAG